From Halotia branconii CENA392, the proteins below share one genomic window:
- a CDS encoding GFA family protein, whose translation MSNKSFAKGSCLCGSVSVSTNSMSNQVGACHCNMCRNWGGGPLLVVKCESDVSFSGDENIGVYQSSKWAERGFCNKCGTHLFYKLIQNNQYFMPVGLFDNCEDLVFDHQVFIDEKPKYYCFANETKNITGAEIFAQFAPPSE comes from the coding sequence ATGTCTAACAAGAGCTTTGCAAAAGGTAGCTGCCTATGTGGATCAGTAAGCGTGTCCACAAACAGTATGAGTAATCAAGTGGGAGCATGTCACTGTAATATGTGTCGCAACTGGGGCGGAGGGCCTTTGTTAGTAGTTAAGTGTGAAAGTGATGTTAGTTTTTCTGGTGATGAAAATATCGGAGTTTATCAATCTTCAAAATGGGCAGAGCGTGGATTCTGTAATAAATGTGGCACACATCTATTTTACAAATTGATACAAAATAACCAGTACTTCATGCCTGTTGGGCTATTTGATAACTGTGAGGATCTTGTTTTCGATCATCAGGTATTCATTGATGAAAAGCCCAAATACTACTGTTTTGCGAATGAAACTAAAAACATAACAGGGGCAGAGATATTTGCACAGTTTGCACCTCCATCAGAGTAG
- a CDS encoding caspase family protein, whose translation MSPLGVGSSNSTHIFTTGEAKLWILLVGINEYQDVSLPNLRYPAGDCEALGDALAKATQGFLRKELIIHHDFVAQTPTLKTVCGSLKRIVSKAKPADSIFLYFSGHGMLEPDTQDAVLCLSDTRQENLLATGLPLQKLLQILETSRTNQQLVCLDTCHSGDMKMPQTNKASFRELNITQTFIDPATNLMNVLRKRASYSKGFCVLLSCDQGQKSWEFPELGHGVFTYYLVRGLLGEAADSHGVIEADRLYKYVYRQTLQYIDKLNHQLRLINKQKLNRGDSKLYPEYPLQTPKRIVEGVGEFILGFKYDAVESHKQRRALVIDGLSNKITTDLICLFTDVGDFEVDFLQQKNKSCSDIEAQIQGFLCGNDKSTMKSLPHLELIKPTPTCLLYLRGYIEDNEDGEAWFILGDGIRLSRSCLRQKLQLATKIQQIIILDCPNTNSLKKWIEYLRCGTEYGQCIIAAASTIDKSELFFQTLLDIFASVNVQVGLSVSKLIAELQKRLPTKDIKLDVWVSETQTIIDILPSKNRTGFIQRPNLQGNQQEQQENLQSEDIAHVTEILPAFVASGALETVQPQLDLLLSSEQYIELEQLLKQSIGLVAPIVLKKALKVNNYVELVTTLANYLPPDKQQEFHQQAVFILNKISIFPLSRSPNYQIIDVSFIKRCERELMYAVGPVASLLIQHLLKSHPQITAKELIDKLIAKIPDPQLALEFKQRMFVD comes from the coding sequence ATGTCTCCCTTGGGTGTTGGTAGTAGTAATTCAACTCATATATTCACAACAGGAGAAGCTAAACTCTGGATTTTATTGGTAGGTATTAACGAATACCAAGATGTGAGTTTACCTAATTTACGCTATCCAGCTGGTGACTGTGAAGCGTTGGGAGACGCATTAGCAAAAGCCACACAAGGATTTTTACGTAAGGAATTGATCATTCATCATGATTTTGTAGCACAAACTCCTACGTTAAAAACGGTCTGTGGGAGTCTGAAACGAATTGTTTCAAAAGCTAAACCTGCTGACTCAATCTTTTTATATTTTTCCGGTCATGGAATGTTAGAGCCAGATACTCAAGATGCTGTACTGTGCTTATCAGATACTAGACAAGAAAACCTGCTAGCTACAGGATTACCTTTGCAAAAACTGTTACAAATCTTAGAGACTAGTCGTACCAATCAACAACTAGTTTGTCTAGATACCTGTCACAGTGGCGATATGAAAATGCCTCAAACAAACAAAGCTAGCTTCAGAGAATTAAACATCACCCAGACATTCATAGACCCCGCAACAAATCTCATGAACGTCTTGCGAAAACGCGCTAGTTATAGTAAAGGATTTTGCGTTTTGTTATCTTGCGATCAAGGACAGAAGTCTTGGGAGTTTCCGGAACTGGGACATGGAGTCTTTACTTATTACTTAGTGCGGGGTCTGTTGGGTGAAGCTGCTGATTCTCATGGTGTTATTGAAGCAGACAGGTTATATAAATATGTTTATCGCCAGACATTACAATATATTGATAAATTAAATCACCAATTACGTCTGATAAATAAACAAAAACTCAACCGTGGGGACAGCAAATTATATCCAGAATATCCTTTGCAAACACCTAAAAGAATTGTCGAAGGAGTAGGAGAGTTCATTCTAGGATTCAAATATGATGCAGTTGAATCTCACAAACAGCGACGAGCTTTAGTCATAGATGGACTCTCAAACAAGATCACTACTGACTTGATTTGTCTATTTACCGATGTTGGTGATTTTGAAGTCGATTTTTTGCAGCAAAAAAACAAATCTTGCTCAGATATAGAGGCACAAATCCAAGGGTTTTTATGTGGGAATGATAAATCAACAATGAAATCTCTTCCCCATTTGGAATTAATCAAACCTACGCCAACTTGCTTATTGTATTTACGTGGGTACATCGAAGACAACGAAGATGGAGAAGCTTGGTTCATTTTAGGCGATGGGATACGTCTTAGCCGTTCTTGCTTGAGACAAAAGCTACAACTTGCAACTAAGATTCAACAAATAATTATTTTAGATTGTCCTAATACTAATTCCCTGAAAAAATGGATAGAATATTTACGATGTGGTACTGAGTATGGACAATGCATAATTGCAGCTGCTTCCACAATAGATAAATCAGAATTATTTTTCCAAACACTCCTGGATATCTTTGCTAGTGTAAATGTGCAAGTTGGTTTGTCAGTTTCTAAATTGATTGCCGAATTACAAAAACGTTTACCAACAAAAGATATCAAACTTGATGTTTGGGTATCAGAGACACAAACGATAATTGATATTTTACCTAGTAAGAATCGCACAGGTTTTATCCAAAGACCCAATCTTCAGGGAAATCAACAAGAGCAACAAGAAAATTTACAATCTGAGGATATTGCTCATGTTACAGAAATTCTACCTGCTTTTGTTGCTAGTGGAGCTTTAGAGACAGTACAACCTCAACTTGATTTGCTCCTTAGTTCAGAACAATATATAGAATTAGAACAATTGCTGAAACAATCAATAGGTTTAGTTGCACCTATTGTTTTAAAAAAAGCTTTGAAGGTAAACAATTATGTAGAGTTAGTAACAACATTAGCTAATTATTTACCGCCAGATAAACAACAAGAATTTCATCAACAAGCAGTTTTTATATTAAATAAAATATCCATTTTTCCTCTAAGTAGATCGCCTAATTATCAAATTATAGATGTAAGTTTTATCAAAAGATGTGAACGTGAGTTAATGTATGCAGTTGGACCAGTTGCTAGCTTGCTGATTCAACATCTTTTAAAATCTCATCCCCAAATTACCGCAAAAGAATTGATAGATAAATTGATAGCAAAAATTCCTGATCCACAGCTAGCTTTAGAGTTTAAACAGCGTATGTTTGTTGATTAG
- a CDS encoding non-ribosomal peptide synthetase, producing the protein MNTYTLSANNSYSLITQESPKFQNTLGELRLIIANLLKCELEEVDVQVPFLEMGADSIVLVDAIRHIENTFKIKITIRQLFEELTNLSALANYIEENVQLKPPTLPDQEISAMPINLQPLQNSQDLENKSETLVETVLRQQFELMSQQLEILRVSKLPTDLNVSPSQNQAANFVPNSVVQTTPDLKSGELNQSTVKKADSPSSFWRVEQSPAKTLTLPQQQYLNSLIARYTKRTTKSKQRSQTYRAVLADKRASIGFRPETKEIIYPIVGDRSQGSRIWDIDDNEYIDISMGFGVHLFGHNVPFITEALENQLKQGTQIGPQSKLAGEVATLICEITGMERVTFCNSGTEAAMTAMRVARAATGRAKIAIFKGAYHGHFDGTLAIPQTSEDGKLPAQPMVPGVLQNMVDDVLLLTYGAPESLDIIKAHAHELAAVLVEPVQSRKPDLQPKEFLQQLRVVTQQLDIALIFDEVITGFRVHPRGAQAWSGVDADIVTYGKLIGGGMPIGVIAGKAAYMDKIDGGFWSYGDDSYPEVETTFFAGTFSKHPLTMAATRATLLHLKAEGATLQERLNQRTSNLAATLNNYFEQANVPLRIVHFSSLFRFTLSGNSSYLYQPLEMDLLYYSLIEKGVYIWEGRTCFLSTAHTDEDVDYVIQAVKDSIRELQAAGFFSKSPKLSTAQPQTPKTSDHVKSSVSLTTQNIIEPEGKAAFKIPLSDAQKQLWFLAQMGDNGSLAYNISLNIQLRGTLDLAAIRQAVQQVVQRHEALRTTISSQGDFQEILPSLKIDVPVIDFSNVKDGQLQVNQWLQNHSQESFNLSNGPLFRVQILKLAEQLHLLVVSAHHIITDGWSISVILQEMMALYSATCQGHVCQIEAPMQFSSYLDWHHQFCATDEMKAHESYWLQKFDNPVPVLDLPTDRQRPPVKTYQAGRQQLLLDAKVSAAIKQFSKQNGCTLFMTLLSAYAVLFYRLTNQDDLTIGIAAAGRSLEGSERLVGYCSHILPIRTQIFGDATFIEHLKACKSVLLDAYEHQDYPFAKLIDKLGVNSNTGMSPLVNATFNLERPVVIPQMYGVESSLLPQSISFADYDIGLNVTEIDHELLLECDYNADLFDAATIERILRHYQTLLLAIIANPQTLLSQLSLLTARERQQILVEWNQTQTDYDQNQCVHQIFERQAQLTPHAVAVELGEQKLTYRELNHRANQLAHFLQSLGVKSEVLVGICVERSVEMLVAMLGVLKAGGAYLPLDPAYPQERLAYMLTDSQASVLLTSANLVSQLPLSVPKLVKLDTDWQVISRQPITNPDSVVVPSNLAYVIYTSGSTGKSKGVLIPHQALVNHNYAIAKNYELKASDRILQFASFSFDVAAEEIFPTWLSGATLVLRPEEIFSIADFVQFVKQQDLTVLNLPVAYWQEWVSQMPQISWAQNVRLLVVGSERVPLERFLTWQKQVGSNVSWRNAYGPTEATITATIYGSQLSANQQTAASLFIGHPIANTQIYILDQHLQPVPIGVTGEVHIGGNGLARGYLNRPELTAEKFIAHPFNDQITARLYKTGDLARYRSDGTIEFIGRIDHQVKIRGFRIELGEIEAALSQHPQVRECVVIASDDQLDHQQLQAYIVFHQQQKADSSELYRFLKQKLPEYMIPSSFFQLETIPLTPNAKIDRLALNCLGVLINNIEVNRVAPRNHIEEVLASIWAEVLNLKQVGIHDNFFELGGNSLLAMQLLNQVNEAFSIDLPLRSLFECSTIAEISELVQAYKLEHLESDAIEQILAEVDELIDTEIEQMLANF; encoded by the coding sequence ATGAATACATATACTCTTAGTGCTAACAATTCTTATTCTCTAATTACTCAAGAATCTCCAAAATTTCAAAATACTTTAGGAGAATTGCGTTTAATTATTGCCAATTTACTTAAGTGTGAATTAGAAGAAGTGGATGTGCAAGTGCCATTTCTAGAAATGGGTGCTGATTCAATTGTTTTAGTTGATGCAATTCGTCATATTGAAAATACTTTCAAGATTAAAATCACAATTAGACAGTTATTTGAAGAACTAACTAACCTGAGTGCATTGGCTAATTATATTGAGGAAAATGTACAACTAAAACCACCGACATTGCCAGATCAAGAAATATCAGCAATGCCGATCAACCTACAGCCCCTCCAAAACTCTCAAGATTTAGAAAATAAATCTGAAACATTAGTAGAAACAGTATTGCGGCAGCAGTTTGAGTTAATGTCCCAACAGTTGGAAATTTTGCGTGTCTCCAAGTTACCAACTGATTTAAATGTTTCCCCTAGCCAAAATCAAGCAGCAAATTTTGTCCCTAACTCAGTAGTACAAACAACACCTGACTTGAAATCAGGAGAATTAAACCAATCTACAGTTAAAAAAGCTGATTCACCCTCTTCTTTCTGGCGAGTTGAACAATCTCCAGCTAAAACCCTGACTCTACCACAACAACAATATTTAAATTCTCTAATCGCACGCTATACCAAACGTACAACCAAATCCAAGCAGCGATCGCAAACCTATCGTGCAGTCCTCGCCGATAAAAGAGCTTCTATTGGATTCCGCCCAGAAACTAAAGAAATCATCTATCCTATAGTAGGCGATCGCTCTCAAGGTTCGAGAATTTGGGATATTGATGACAATGAATACATAGATATTTCTATGGGTTTTGGCGTACATCTTTTTGGTCATAATGTTCCTTTTATTACTGAAGCCCTAGAAAATCAACTCAAGCAAGGCACGCAAATCGGCCCCCAATCAAAACTTGCCGGTGAGGTAGCCACTTTAATCTGCGAAATCACGGGAATGGAACGAGTCACTTTCTGTAATTCAGGTACAGAAGCGGCAATGACAGCAATGCGTGTAGCCCGTGCAGCCACAGGTCGTGCCAAAATTGCTATCTTCAAAGGTGCTTATCACGGACACTTTGACGGTACTTTAGCCATACCACAAACATCCGAGGATGGAAAATTACCAGCACAACCAATGGTTCCAGGAGTGCTGCAAAATATGGTTGATGATGTTTTGTTGCTGACTTATGGCGCTCCTGAATCGCTGGATATTATCAAAGCTCATGCTCATGAATTAGCAGCCGTTTTAGTTGAACCTGTACAAAGCCGTAAACCCGATTTACAACCCAAAGAATTTCTGCAACAGCTGCGAGTAGTCACACAACAACTAGATATTGCCTTGATTTTCGATGAAGTGATCACAGGTTTCCGCGTTCATCCCCGTGGCGCGCAAGCATGGTCTGGCGTGGACGCAGATATTGTTACCTATGGCAAATTAATTGGTGGCGGTATGCCAATTGGGGTAATAGCTGGCAAAGCAGCCTACATGGATAAAATCGACGGTGGTTTCTGGAGCTATGGAGATGATTCCTATCCTGAAGTAGAAACGACATTCTTTGCTGGTACTTTCTCTAAGCATCCATTGACGATGGCAGCAACACGAGCTACACTCCTACACCTCAAAGCTGAAGGAGCAACTCTACAGGAGCGATTAAATCAACGCACATCAAATTTAGCTGCCACACTCAATAATTACTTTGAACAAGCAAATGTCCCTTTACGGATAGTACATTTTAGTTCACTTTTCCGCTTCACTTTATCCGGCAATTCCAGTTATCTCTATCAGCCTTTAGAAATGGATTTGCTGTACTATTCTTTAATTGAAAAAGGCGTTTATATCTGGGAAGGACGCACCTGTTTTCTATCTACTGCCCATACTGATGAAGATGTGGATTATGTCATTCAAGCAGTTAAAGATAGTATACGGGAATTGCAAGCTGCGGGTTTTTTTTCCAAAAGTCCCAAGTTATCAACAGCTCAACCGCAGACACCTAAAACATCAGACCATGTAAAAAGTTCTGTATCTTTGACGACACAAAACATAATCGAGCCAGAAGGCAAAGCAGCATTCAAGATTCCCTTGAGCGATGCCCAAAAACAGCTGTGGTTTTTAGCACAAATGGGTGACAATGGCTCTCTTGCTTATAACATCTCCCTCAATATTCAATTACGGGGTACTCTTGATTTAGCTGCCATACGTCAAGCAGTACAGCAAGTTGTGCAACGGCATGAAGCTCTACGCACTACTATTAGCAGCCAAGGTGATTTTCAAGAGATATTACCATCACTAAAAATAGATGTTCCTGTAATTGATTTCTCAAATGTCAAAGATGGTCAGTTACAAGTGAACCAATGGTTACAAAACCACAGCCAGGAATCTTTTAATTTGAGTAATGGGCCTTTGTTCCGTGTGCAAATTCTCAAATTAGCTGAGCAATTACATCTGCTAGTTGTCAGCGCCCATCACATCATTACTGATGGCTGGTCAATCAGTGTCATCTTGCAAGAAATGATGGCATTGTATTCAGCAACTTGTCAGGGTCATGTTTGCCAAATAGAAGCACCAATGCAATTTAGTTCTTATCTCGACTGGCATCACCAATTCTGTGCCACAGACGAGATGAAAGCCCATGAATCATATTGGTTACAGAAGTTTGATAATCCAGTTCCAGTTTTAGACCTACCTACAGACCGTCAGCGTCCGCCAGTCAAAACTTATCAAGCTGGTAGGCAACAGCTATTACTTGACGCTAAAGTCAGTGCTGCCATCAAACAATTTAGTAAGCAAAACGGTTGCACCTTATTTATGACGCTGCTATCTGCATACGCGGTCTTATTTTATCGTTTAACTAACCAAGATGATCTCACCATCGGCATTGCAGCTGCCGGGCGTTCTCTGGAGGGTAGTGAGAGACTGGTGGGTTATTGCAGCCACATACTACCAATACGTACTCAAATTTTCGGCGATGCCACCTTTATTGAACATCTCAAAGCCTGCAAAAGTGTGTTGTTAGATGCCTACGAACACCAAGATTATCCTTTCGCTAAATTGATTGACAAATTAGGAGTTAACAGCAATACCGGGATGTCTCCTTTGGTGAATGCGACGTTTAACCTGGAACGTCCCGTAGTCATTCCCCAAATGTATGGCGTGGAAAGTAGCTTGTTACCTCAGTCTATCAGTTTTGCTGATTATGATATTGGCTTAAATGTGACTGAGATTGATCATGAGCTATTACTGGAATGCGACTACAATGCAGACTTGTTTGATGCTGCGACCATTGAGCGAATACTGAGGCATTACCAAACCTTATTGTTAGCAATTATTGCCAATCCCCAAACATTGCTCTCGCAATTATCTTTATTAACAGCAAGGGAACGCCAGCAAATACTGGTGGAATGGAATCAAACCCAAACTGACTATGACCAAAATCAATGTGTGCATCAAATATTTGAGCGACAAGCACAATTAACTCCTCATGCTGTTGCAGTGGAATTGGGCGAACAAAAACTCACTTACCGAGAGTTAAATCACCGTGCCAACCAATTAGCGCATTTCCTCCAAAGTTTAGGTGTCAAATCAGAAGTCCTTGTGGGCATTTGCGTTGAACGTTCCGTAGAAATGTTAGTGGCGATGCTAGGTGTTCTCAAAGCTGGTGGTGCTTACTTACCCTTAGACCCAGCTTATCCTCAAGAACGCTTGGCTTATATGCTAACTGATTCTCAAGCTTCAGTATTGCTAACAAGTGCTAACTTGGTGAGTCAATTACCGCTATCTGTTCCCAAACTAGTCAAATTAGATACCGACTGGCAAGTGATTTCTCGTCAACCAATCACGAATCCTGACAGTGTTGTTGTACCGAGCAATTTAGCTTATGTGATTTATACTTCAGGTTCTACGGGCAAATCTAAAGGAGTGCTTATTCCTCACCAAGCCTTAGTCAACCATAACTACGCTATAGCTAAAAATTATGAACTAAAAGCGAGCGATCGCATCCTACAATTTGCTAGCTTTAGTTTTGATGTAGCGGCTGAGGAAATATTCCCTACTTGGTTAAGTGGCGCGACTTTGGTACTACGACCAGAAGAGATATTTAGCATTGCAGATTTTGTACAATTTGTTAAACAACAAGACTTGACTGTCTTAAACTTGCCTGTGGCATATTGGCAAGAGTGGGTTTCCCAAATGCCTCAAATCAGTTGGGCGCAGAATGTTCGCTTATTAGTGGTTGGTAGCGAAAGAGTCCCACTAGAACGGTTTTTGACTTGGCAAAAGCAAGTAGGTAGTAACGTGAGTTGGCGAAATGCTTATGGCCCGACGGAAGCGACAATTACAGCTACAATCTACGGTTCTCAATTAAGTGCAAATCAGCAAACAGCCGCTTCACTGTTTATTGGTCATCCCATAGCTAACACGCAAATTTATATTCTCGACCAGCATTTACAACCAGTACCTATCGGTGTCACAGGTGAAGTGCATATTGGTGGGAATGGTTTAGCACGAGGTTATCTCAACCGTCCAGAATTAACAGCCGAGAAGTTCATTGCTCACCCTTTTAATGATCAAATAACAGCCCGCTTATACAAAACAGGGGATTTAGCCCGCTACAGAAGCGATGGTACGATTGAATTTATCGGTCGCATTGATCATCAAGTAAAAATTCGCGGTTTCCGCATCGAATTAGGAGAAATAGAAGCAGCACTCAGTCAACATCCACAAGTACGAGAGTGTGTAGTTATAGCCAGCGATGACCAATTAGATCATCAACAATTGCAAGCATACATTGTTTTTCATCAACAGCAAAAAGCAGATAGTAGCGAACTGTATCGCTTCCTCAAGCAAAAATTGCCTGAGTACATGATACCTTCTAGCTTCTTCCAGTTAGAAACTATACCCCTCACTCCCAACGCAAAAATTGATCGCCTGGCTCTAAATTGCTTGGGTGTGTTAATCAACAACATTGAAGTGAATCGGGTTGCACCCCGCAATCATATTGAGGAGGTACTAGCTTCTATCTGGGCTGAAGTTCTCAACTTAAAACAAGTAGGTATCCACGATAATTTCTTTGAATTAGGAGGTAATTCTCTTTTAGCAATGCAACTTTTAAATCAGGTTAACGAAGCCTTCTCAATAGATTTACCGTTGCGTAGTTTATTTGAATGCTCGACAATCGCTGAAATCAGCGAATTGGTACAGGCTTACAAACTAGAACACCTAGAAAGCGATGCTATCGAACAAATTTTAGCTGAAGTTGATGAGTTAATTGATACAGAAATCGAGCAAATGCTGGCTAATTTTTAG